The following nucleotide sequence is from Streptomyces sp. NBC_00239.
CGCCCCCATCGCGGACACCCCGGAAGCGATCCCCGCGCTTGAGGCCGCTCAGCTGCGAATCCCGCGCGATTACCGCGAGGCTCGCGTCGAGCACCCGGCCGTAGCCGAGTGGGTCCGCACCATCGCCGGCAGCGCCGTCGGCTACGCGGCGAGCCCGCTGAACCCGCACTTCGGGGCTGCCGGGCAGCGAGAGATCACCCACGGCCGCAGCCTGCTGCTGTGGGGCTCCACCGGCGCCGGCAAGACGCACCAGGCGTACGCCGCGATCCGCGCCTTGACCGCCTCCGGGTGCGGGGTGCGCTGGCACGCCACGACCGCCGCCGACCTGTACGGCGAGATGCGGGCCCGGGGCGGTGGCGATCCGGAGTACCTGCTGCGGCGGATCGTGCGGATACCGCTGCTGCTCCTGGACGACCTCGGGGCTGCGAAGGCGTCCGAGTGGAACGAAGAGATCACCTTCCGGCTGCTGAACTGGCGTGCGCAGAACCAGCTGCCGACGATCGTCACCTCGAACCTGCCGCCGGTGCGTACCCCTGGGATGGCGACCGAGCAGCCGGTGCTTCGGGACAAGGTCGGCGACCGAGTGATCTCCCGCCTGTCCGGCATGTGTACCCCGGTCCACCTCGACGGCCCCGACCGCCGCTTCCGCGCCGCCTGACCACCTGCGCCCACCACCTTCCACCGCCCGGCCAGCGAGCCGGTCAGCCGGTACCACCGCTGCGTGCCGCACCCGCTCGCCGCTATCCGGCATGCCCTGGAGACCCATCCCATGCGCGAAATCACCACCAACACCCAGCCCGTGCCCGACCTGCGTGGCATCGCCGACATCTCGTGGCACGACCGAGGGAACTGCCACGACCTGGACACTGCCGAAGCCGACCGGATGTTCTTCCCCGCGCCGCGGGCCCACGCCGACATCGCCGAAGCCAAGACCCTGTGCGGCGCCTGCCCCGTGCGGCAGGACTGCTTCACCC
It contains:
- a CDS encoding ATP-binding protein, coding for MNRTSLADPQTTADNAAMAWMRRKLAERGIDPTAPIADTPEAIPALEAAQLRIPRDYREARVEHPAVAEWVRTIAGSAVGYAASPLNPHFGAAGQREITHGRSLLLWGSTGAGKTHQAYAAIRALTASGCGVRWHATTAADLYGEMRARGGGDPEYLLRRIVRIPLLLLDDLGAAKASEWNEEITFRLLNWRAQNQLPTIVTSNLPPVRTPGMATEQPVLRDKVGDRVISRLSGMCTPVHLDGPDRRFRAA